ATCCACCGAAGGCGAAAATCACCAGGTTGGTGTGCAGCGGGCGCAGGCGTCCAAAGGTCGTCCATGGCAGGCCGAAGTTCAATTCCGGCCAGACCAGTTGCGAGGCGATGAAGACACCGAGCCCCATGCCAAGGATCCCCCAGACCACCGTCATGATGGCGAACTGGCGGACTACCTTATAGTTATAAGCAGTCGGACTGATTGCTGTGCTCATTCTAAGGTTCCACGGTTTGGGTGTTTTATTGGAGTAAAAATCGGCCGCAAGTATGGAGAAAGCAGGGGGTCATTGCAACGCGCCATGACCTGGGTCAATGCTTTCAAAAGCTGATTCTGCGGCCTTTCCATGCGCGGAGTAAGGGCAAAATCGGCCCGGGACAAAATGTCGCAGCGGATGAAAAAGGCGAGGGGTACAGGTCAGTTGTAACCGGGTGTGTGGCGAGCGCCTGAACGAGCGACAGACGGTAACTGGCGCGACAGCCGGTATATACCAGCCTTTGCGGCCTGTCCTCGAGCGACGGCTTCGAATGGAACGGCTACTTCTGCTCTGTGACCGGCCGTTGCCAGTCCACTGCGAAGCAGCTTAGACCCGAATCCGGAGAGTGGAAAGGCAGGAGGTAGAGAGGGTGCGACACTTGGTCGCGCAAGGGCGGGGAACTGCCGCATCGAGCGATGCGGCAGGGCAGGAGCGGTTATTGCCCGCTTGCGGTTTCAGGCTGCGGCTGGGCAGCCGCGTTGTGCGACAGGCTGTAGACATAGGCCGCGAGCAGCTGGACCTTGTCGTTGCCGAGCAGTTCGTTCTGCGCCGGCATGTGGCCCTGGCGACCATGGCGAATGGTCTGTTGCAGCTGGGTCAGGCTGGTGCCGTAGATGAAGCCGGCCGGTTGCGTCAGGTTCGGCGCGCCCATGATTTCAGTGCCCTGGCCATTGGCGCCGTGGCAGGCGACGCAGGTGGTGGCGAACGCCTGCTTGCCGGCGGCCAGGTCGGCGCCGCTGTCGGCCGGCAGCGGCAGGCCGGCCAGGTCGTGGCGTACATAGGCGGCGACGTTCTTCACCCCATCCTCGCCCAGCACTTCGCCCCAGGCCGGCATGGCGGCCATGCGGCCGCCCATGATAGTGGCCTTGATGGTGTCGGCACTGCCGCCCCAGCGCCAGTTGTTGTCGGCCAAGTTGGGGAAGCCGAAGGCGCCCTTGGCGTCCGAGCCGTGGCAGACCGAGCAGTTGGAGGCGAACAGGCGTCCGCCCATCTTCAGGGCTTGTGGGTCCTTGGCCACCTCTTCCACGGGCATGGCCGCGAATTTGGCGAAGATCGGCCCGAACTTGGCGTCTGCCTTGTTCATCTCCTTTTCCCATTCCTTGGTCTGGGTCCAGCCGTCCTCGTAGCCGGGCAGGACGCCTTTCCAGTTGCCCAGGCCCGGGTAGAGGATCAGGTAGCCGACGGAAAACACCAGGGTGCCGGCGAACAGCAGGAACCACCACTGCGGCAGCGGGTTGTCGTACTCCTCGATGCCATCGAAGCTGTGGCCCATGGTCTGGTCGACGCTGCCCTTGGTCTCGCCCTTGCGCGTGCCGATCAACAGCCAGGTCAGGCCGATCAGGCTGCCTATGGTCAGTACGCAGATGTACGTACTCCAGAAGGTGGTCATGGCCGAATGCTCCTTGTCGCATGCTCTTCGGATTGAGCGTCATCAGATGAAGTGCCGGGCAGTTCCGGCGCAGGTTCGTCGGCAAAGGGCAGCAGGCGTGCCTGGGCGAACTCCGGGTTGCGCTTGGCGTTGAAGACCCAGATCGACAGGCCGATGAAGGCGATCATCACCACCAGCGTGCCGAGCCCGCGGATCATGCCGGTATCGAGTTCAAGACCCATGGCTCACCTCTTGCTCTTGATGGCAGTGCCGAGCACTTGCAGGTAGGCGACCAGGGCATCCATCTCGGTCTTGCCCTTGAGGGAGGCAACGGCTCCGGCGATATCGTCGTCGTTGTAGGGCACGCCGAGGGTGCGCATGGCGCGCAGCTTGGTTTCGGTGTGGCTGCTGTCGACCGGCTGGGTGACCAGCCACGGGTAGGCCGGCATCTTCGATTCGGGCACCACGTTGCGCGGGTTGTACAGGTGCGCGCGGTGCCAATCGTCGGAGTAGCGGCCGCCGACCCGGGCCAGGTCCGGACCGGTGCGCTTGGAGCCCCACAGGAACGGGTGGTCCCAGACGCTTTCGCCGGCGACCGAGTAGTGGCCGTAGCGTTCGGTCTCGGCGCGGAACGGACGGATCATCTGCGAATGGCAACCGACGCAGCCTTCGCGGATGTAGATATCGCGGCCTTCCAGCTGCAGGGCGGTGTAGGGCTTCATGCCTTCCACCGGCTTGTTGGTGACGTCCTGGAAGAACAGCGGGACGATCTGGGTCAGACCGCCGATGCTTACGGCAAATACCATCAGCAGCATCAGCAGGCCGACGTTTTTCTCGATGACTTCGTGTTTCATGGCGGACTCCTCAGGCCATCTGCGCAGCGGCGGTGATTTCGGCAGGCTGTGCCGAGCGCACGGTGCGCCAGGTGTTGTAGGCCATCAGCAACATGCCGAAGAGGAAGATCGCGCCGCCGGCCAGCCGCACGATGAAGCCTGGGTGGCTGGCCACCAGGGTTTCGACGAAGGAGTAGGTCAGCGTCCCGTCTTCGTTGACGGCGCGCCACATCAGGCCCTGGGCGATGCCGTTGACCCACATCGAGGCGATGTAGAGCACGGTGCCGATGGTGGCCAGCCAGAAGTGCGCGTTGATGAGGCCGATGCTATGCATCTGCTGGCGACCGAAGACTTTCGGGATCATGTGGTACAGGGCGCCGATCGAGATCATCGCGACCCAGCCCAATGCGCCGGCGTGTACGTGGCCGATGGTCCAGTCGGTGTAGTGTGAGAGGGCGTTGACGGTCTTGATCGCCATCATCGGACCTTCGAAGGTCGACATGCCGTAGAACGCCAGGGACACCACCAGGAAGCGCAGGATCGGGTCGCTGCGCAATTTATGCCAGGCGCCCGAGAGGGTCATCATGCCGTTGATCATGCCGCCCCAGCTGGGCGCCAGGAGGATCAGCGACATCACCATGCCTAGCGACTGTGCCCAGTCCGGCAGTGCGGTGTAGTGCAGGTGGTGCGGGCCGGCCCAGATGTACAGGGTGATCAGCGCCCAGAAGTGCACGATCGACAGGCGATAGGAGTACACCGGGCGTTCGGCCTGCTTGGGCACGAAGTAGTACATCATCCCCAGGAAGCCCGCGGTCAGGAAGAAGCCCACCGCGTTGTGGCCGTACCACCATTGCACCATGGCGTCGGTCGCACCGGCATACACCGAGTAGGACTTGGTCAGGCTGACCGGCAGTTCCAGGTTATTGACGATGTGCAGGATGGCCACGGTGAGGATGAAACCGCCGAAGAACCAGTTGCCCACGTAGATGTGCTTGGTGTTGCGCTTCATCACCGTGCCGAAGAACACAATGGCGTAGGCCACCCAGACAATGGTGATCAGGATGTCGATCGGCCATTCCAGCTCGGCGTATTCCTTGGAGCTGGTGTAGCCCAGCGGCAGGCTGATGGCCGCCAGCAGGATCACCAGCTGCCAGCCCCAGAAGCAGAACGCGGCGATTTTCGGCGCGAACAGCTGGGTCTGGCAGGTGCGTTGCACCGAGTAGAAGGAGCTGGCGAACAGTGCGCAGCCACCAAA
This portion of the Pseudomonas sp. MRSN 12121 genome encodes:
- the ccoP gene encoding cytochrome-c oxidase, cbb3-type subunit III is translated as MTTFWSTYICVLTIGSLIGLTWLLIGTRKGETKGSVDQTMGHSFDGIEEYDNPLPQWWFLLFAGTLVFSVGYLILYPGLGNWKGVLPGYEDGWTQTKEWEKEMNKADAKFGPIFAKFAAMPVEEVAKDPQALKMGGRLFASNCSVCHGSDAKGAFGFPNLADNNWRWGGSADTIKATIMGGRMAAMPAWGEVLGEDGVKNVAAYVRHDLAGLPLPADSGADLAAGKQAFATTCVACHGANGQGTEIMGAPNLTQPAGFIYGTSLTQLQQTIRHGRQGHMPAQNELLGNDKVQLLAAYVYSLSHNAAAQPQPETASGQ
- a CDS encoding cbb3-type cytochrome c oxidase subunit 3, producing MGLELDTGMIRGLGTLVVMIAFIGLSIWVFNAKRNPEFAQARLLPFADEPAPELPGTSSDDAQSEEHATRSIRP
- the ccoO gene encoding cytochrome-c oxidase, cbb3-type subunit II, which translates into the protein MKHEVIEKNVGLLMLLMVFAVSIGGLTQIVPLFFQDVTNKPVEGMKPYTALQLEGRDIYIREGCVGCHSQMIRPFRAETERYGHYSVAGESVWDHPFLWGSKRTGPDLARVGGRYSDDWHRAHLYNPRNVVPESKMPAYPWLVTQPVDSSHTETKLRAMRTLGVPYNDDDIAGAVASLKGKTEMDALVAYLQVLGTAIKSKR
- the ccoN gene encoding cytochrome-c oxidase, cbb3-type subunit I, with amino-acid sequence MNTSISTAYNYKVVRQFAIMTVVWGIVGMGLGVFLAAQLVWPELNFNLPWTSFGRLRPLHTNAVIFAFGGCALFASSFYSVQRTCQTQLFAPKIAAFCFWGWQLVILLAAISLPLGYTSSKEYAELEWPIDILITIVWVAYAIVFFGTVMKRNTKHIYVGNWFFGGFILTVAILHIVNNLELPVSLTKSYSVYAGATDAMVQWWYGHNAVGFFLTAGFLGMMYYFVPKQAERPVYSYRLSIVHFWALITLYIWAGPHHLHYTALPDWAQSLGMVMSLILLAPSWGGMINGMMTLSGAWHKLRSDPILRFLVVSLAFYGMSTFEGPMMAIKTVNALSHYTDWTIGHVHAGALGWVAMISIGALYHMIPKVFGRQQMHSIGLINAHFWLATIGTVLYIASMWVNGIAQGLMWRAVNEDGTLTYSFVETLVASHPGFIVRLAGGAIFLFGMLLMAYNTWRTVRSAQPAEITAAAQMA